A genome region from Hevea brasiliensis isolate MT/VB/25A 57/8 chromosome 7, ASM3005281v1, whole genome shotgun sequence includes the following:
- the LOC131181620 gene encoding uncharacterized protein LOC131181620, which produces MKKNPIISATMASHILLPRLLPLLATLLTQVFAADFMYPFNCSATLKTCDSLLYHINKGLQQEQVAAFYNVNLTQITPIFRGDKQDYFVSVPCSCQNINDTTGYFYDASYLVQENDTFVNVSQQIYSGQAWEVGDEKDKFKTGSRVPMHLLCGCVDSESQVVGTYTVQQNDTISDIASRLYSTVSGIQSLNSALIQDPNLLVVGWVLFVPMELTEGVAPAPR; this is translated from the coding sequence ATGAAGAAAAATCCCATTATATCTGCAACTATGGCTTCCCATATTCTCCTTCCTCGTCTCCTCCCTTTACTGGCAACTCTACTGACTCAGGTTTTTGCCGCTGATTTTATGTACCCTTTCAATTGCTCTGCAACCTTAAAAACTTGTGATTCTTTACTCTACCATATCAACAAAGGTCTCCAGCAAGAACAAGTTGCTGCTTTTTACAATGTAAACTTAACCCAGATCACCCCCATTTTCCGCGGAGACAAACAAGACTATTTTGTAAGTGTCCCTTGTTCTTGCCAAAACATCAATGACACCACAGGATATTTCTATGATGCATCCTACCTAGTCCAAGAAAACGACACGTTTGTGAACGTTTCGCAGCAGATTTATAGCGGGCAAGCTTGGGAGGTTGGAGATGAAAAAGATAAATTTAAGACAGGAAGTAGAGTTCCTATGCATCTGTTGTGTGGGTGTGTAGATAGTGAGTCCCAAGTTGTGGGAACGTACACTGTTCAGCAGAATGACACAATTTCAGATATTGCTAGTAGACTATATTCTACTGTAAGTGGCATACAGAGCTTGAATAGTGCTCTGATTCAAGACCCAAATCTTCTGGTTGTGGGCTGGGTGTTGTTTGTACCCATGGAGCTAACTGAAGGCGTTGCACCAGCACCGAGGTGA
- the LOC131181474 gene encoding uncharacterized protein LOC131181474, with amino-acid sequence MASHNLLPTLLTLLLSLRTRAFAPEISTEEKGKYPFACDGHAKKCNASLYHINKGLQMEQVAYFYSVNLTQISPTLHRNTQDYLVTVPCYCETVNGTTGYFYDAPYTVRENDTFQNVSNQIYSGQAWEVGDEEDTFKTGNKVPMHLLCGCIEIDSQIVVTYSVQKQDTLLDIASRLSSTTSGILSMNGFMNGDPSFIKEDWVLYIPKEINGIPTSPSKIGE; translated from the coding sequence ATGGCTTCTCATAATCTCCTTCCAACTCTCCTCACTTTGCTGTTATCTCTTCGAACGAGAGCATTTGCCCCTGAAATCTCCACTGAGGAGAAAGGCAAGTACCCTTTTGCTTGTGATGGACATGCCAAGAAGTGTAATGCCTCCCTGTACCATATCAACAAAGGTCTGCAGATGGAACAAGTTGCTTATTTTTATTCTGTCAATTTAACCCAGATCAGTCCCACTCTGCACAGGAACACACAAGACTATCTAGTAACAGTACCTTGCTATTGTGAAACTGTCAATGGCACCACAGGATACTTCTATGATGCACCCTATACAGTGAGAGAAAATGACACATTCCAGAATGTTTCAAATCAGATTTATAGCGGACAAGCTTGGGAAGTTGGAGATGAAGAAGATACGTTTAAGACAGGAAATAAAGTTCCCATGCATCTATTGTGTGGGTGTATAGAAATTGATTCCCAAATTGTGGTAACATACAGTGTTCAAAAACAAGACACATTATTAGATATTGCTAGCAGGCTATCATCTACTACAAGTGGCATACTGAGTATGAATGGTTTTATGAATGGAGATCCAAGCTTCATAAAAGAGGATTGGGTGCTGTATATTCCGAAAGAGATAAATGGCATTCCAACATCACCGTCAAAGATAGGTGAGTAG
- the LOC110640706 gene encoding lysM domain receptor-like kinase 3 → MNLHSTDGTALESEKPVIYTAEEIEEATNNFDETRKIGAGGYGSVYFGVIGGQEVAIKKMRSNKSKEFLSEVKILCRVHHINVVELLGYASGDDHLYLVYEYIQNGSLSDHLHDPLLKGYQPLSWTARTQIALDAAKGIEYIHDHTKKRYVHRDIKSSNILLDEGLRAKVADFGLAKLIERTNDEDLIATRLVGTPGYLPPESVKELQVTTKTDVFAFGVVLAELITGQRALVHDNWEPNKMRSLITVVYKIFEDEDPESALENVVDRNLQGSFPMDYVYKVSPTYYVFAHMAEIADWCLSENPVNRPEMRDIVPTLSNIMSSSEEWEASLAGNSTVFSGIYNGR, encoded by the exons ATGAATTTACATTCTACAGATGGAACAGCTCTTGAATCAGAGAAACCAGTCATATATACTgcagaagaaattgaagaagCTACAAATAACTTTGATGAAACTAGGAAAATTGGAGCAGGCGGATATGGAAGTGTGTACTTTGGAGTAATAGGAGGGCAG GAGGTTGCAATAAAGAAGATGAGATCTAACAAATCCAAAGAGTTCCTTTCGGAGGTTAAAATTTTATGTAGAGTTCATCACATAAATGTG GTGGAACTATTGGGTTATGCCAGTGGGGATGACCACCTTTACTTGGTTTATGAATACATTCAAAATGGATCACTTAGCGATCATCTTCATGATCCATTGCTAAAAG GTTACCAGCCCCTCTCTTGGACAGCAAGAACACAGATAGCACTGGATGCTGCAAAGGGAATTGAATACATTCATGATCACACGAAAAAGCGCTATGTGCATCGAGATATAAAGAGTAGCAACATTCTACTTGATGAGGGATTACGAGCAAAG GTTGCAGATTTTGGATTGGCAAAGCTCATTGAACGAACCAATGATGAAGATTTAATAGCAACTCGGCTGGTTGGAACACCTGGCTATCTTCCTCCAGA ATCTGTGAAGGAGCTACAGGTGACCACCAAAACTGATGTATTTGCATTTGGAGTGGTACTAGCAGAGCTGATAACAGGCCAGCGTGCACTTGTTCATGACAACTGGGAGCCAAACAAGATGAGATCACTCATTACAGTA GTTTACAAAATTTTTGAAGATGAAGATCCAGAGAGTGCCTTAGAAAATGTAGTAGATAGAAATCTTCAGGGTAGCTTCCCCATGGATTATGTCTACAAGGTTAGCCCTACTTATTACGTTTTTGCTCAT ATGGCAGAAATTGCAGACTGGTGTTTGAGCGAAAATCCAGTCAATAGACCAGAAATGCGAGATATAGTTCCAACACTATCTAATATCATGTCATCATCAGAAGAGTGGGAAGCATCACTAGCAGGGAACAGCACAGTTTTTAGTGGAATCTATAATGGAAGATGA
- the LOC110640703 gene encoding AP-1 complex subunit mu-2, which produces MAGAVSALFLLDIKGRVLVWRDYRGDVSAVQAERFFTKLIEKEGDPQSQDPVVYDNGVTYMFIQHSNVYLMTASRQNCNAAGLLSFLLRVVDVFKHYFEELEEESLRDNFVVVYELLDEMMDFGYPQYTEAKILSEFIKTDAYRMETNQRPPMAVTNAVSWRSEGIFYKKNGVLLDVVESVNILVNSNGQVIRSEVVGALKMRTYLSGMPECKLGLNDRVLLEAQGRATKGKAIDLEDIKFHQCVRLARFENDRTISFIPPDGSFDLMTYRLSTQVKPLIWVEAQVEKHSRSRVEIMVKARSQFKELSTATNVEIELPVPTDASNPNVRTSMGSASFAPENDALMWKIKSFPGGKEYMLRAEFSLPSINAEEGATERKAPIRVKFEIPYFTVSGIQVRYLKIIEKSGYQALPWVRYITTAGEYDLRLI; this is translated from the exons ATGGCTGGGGCAGTTTCTGCTCTGTTTCTCTTAGACATAAAGGGGCGGGTTCTGGTGTGGCGCGACTACCGTGGGGATGTCTCCGCCGTTCAAGCTGAACGCTTCTTTACGAAGCTCATCGAGAAAGAG GGAGATCCGCAGTCTCAAGATCCGGTTGTCTACGATAATGGAGTCACTTACATGTTTATACAACACAGTAACGTTTACCTCATGACCGCGTCGAGGCAGAACTGCAATGCTGCTGGTCTCCTCTCCTTTCTCCTCCGTGTAGTTGAT GTTTTTAAGCATTATTTCGAAGAATTGGAAGAAGAATCGCTTAGGGATAACTTTGTGGTAGTG TATGAGTTACTTGATGAAATGATGGACTTTGGCTATCCTCAGTACACGGAAGCAAAAATTCTTAGTGAATTTATCAAGACTGATGCCTACAGGATGGAAACTAATCAGAGGCCTCCCATGGCTGTCACAAATGCAGTGTCTTGGCGAAGTGAAGGGATATTTTACAAGAAGAATgga gttttATTGGATGTCGTGGAGAGTGTTAATATTCTTGTCAATAGCAATGGACAAGTAATTAGGTCAGAGGTTGTTGGCGCACTGAAGATGAGAACTTATTTGAG TGGTATGCCTGAATGCAAGCTTGGCCTGAATGATAGAGTATTATTGGAGGCCCAAGGTCGTGCAACAAAAGGAAAGGCCATTGATTTGGAGGATATCAAATTTCATCA ATGTGTGCGTTTAGCCCGATTTGAGAATGACCGGACAATATCCTTCATACCACCTGATGGGTCTTTTGATTTGATGACATATAGACTCAGCACTCAG GTTAAGCCTCTGATTTGGGTGGAAGCTCAAGTTGAAAAGCATTCAAGAAGTCGTGTTGAGATCATGGTAAAAGCTAGGAGTCAGTTCAAGGAGCTTAG CACTGCAACAAATGTTGAGATTGAGTTGCCAGTGCCAACTGATGCTTCCAATCCTAACGTTCGGACATCAATGGGATCTGCATCATTTGCACCTGAAAATGATGCATTAATGTGGAAAATTAAATCTTTTCCTGGTGGAAAG GAGTACATGTTGAGGGCAGAGTTCAGTCTTCCAAGCATAAATGCTGAAGAAGGAGCTACTGAGAGAAAGGCTCCAATTCGTGTGAAGTTTGAGATACCATATTTTACTGTTTCAGGAATACAG GTTCGGTACCTGAAGATTATTGAGAAAAGTGGCTACCAGGCTCTTCCATGGGTGAGATATATAACTACGGCTGGTGAGTATGATCTTAGGCTTATTTAA